A genomic window from Litoreibacter janthinus includes:
- a CDS encoding flagellar hook capping FlgD N-terminal domain-containing protein — translation MEPISSATSQTQTAQTSIPVTSALSSDFETFIVMLTAQMENQDPLNPLDSQDFATQLATFSGVEQQVKTNDLLSALNSQLLTSTLGDMASWVGMEARLAAPAHFNGVPIEIVANPPVFAQRAELIVKDESGQEVQRLDIPVSDGPIDWAGVSSNGQPFEYGTYSFEIASYANDELIDTQVPDVFTRVTEIRTVDRQAVVVLEGGAIYPALLVTGLR, via the coding sequence ATGGAACCGATATCTTCTGCCACGTCCCAGACACAAACCGCACAGACCAGCATCCCCGTAACGAGTGCTCTGAGTTCGGATTTTGAAACATTCATAGTGATGTTAACTGCACAGATGGAAAACCAAGACCCACTAAACCCTCTGGATTCTCAAGATTTTGCAACTCAGCTGGCTACATTTTCCGGGGTGGAACAACAAGTAAAAACCAACGACCTCCTAAGTGCTCTCAATTCACAATTACTGACTTCAACCTTAGGCGACATGGCAAGTTGGGTCGGGATGGAGGCGCGGCTCGCTGCGCCCGCCCATTTCAACGGGGTGCCGATCGAAATTGTCGCAAACCCACCAGTTTTTGCCCAGCGCGCGGAGCTGATCGTGAAGGACGAAAGCGGACAGGAAGTTCAACGCCTCGACATTCCAGTCTCAGATGGCCCAATAGACTGGGCGGGCGTAAGCAGCAACGGGCAGCCATTCGAGTATGGAACATACAGCTTTGAAATCGCCTCATACGCCAATGATGAACTCATCGACACTCAAGTGCCCGATGTTTTCACTCGGGTCACAGAAATCCGTACCGTAGACCGGCAAGCTGTTGTTGTGCTGGAAGGTGGGGCAATTTATCCAGCCCTACTTGTCACCGGATTAAGATAA
- the ubiB gene encoding 2-polyprenylphenol 6-hydroxylase — MRGPHNIWRLIRTGATLERTGAMGLVLDAFDAPPSLRMVARVLAWPFAWLGHKGDPSMPPATRALTALGPAYIKFGQVLSTRPDVVGDELALQLRVLQDKLPPFSTQEAKETVEHELGVPLGDVFSEFSEPVAAASIAQVHKARLRETGEEVAVKVLRPKIERAFRKDIDAFYFAASIIELISPASRRLHPNDVIKHFDGVVQGELDLRLEAAAAGEYAAKTADDAGFVVPRTHFFQSAKRVMTMEWAEGIPFGDVAAIDLAGHDRKALGERVLQLFLRQALNDGYFHADMHQGNLKVSSDGDIIAYDFGIMGRIDEYTRRVYAEILIGFIRKDYRRVAEVHFEAGYVPPDRDVDEFAQALRAVGEPIFGMNATQISMGRLLAYLFEVTERFGMETRTELILLQRTMVVVEGVARTMHPQINIWQVAQPVVEDYIKQNIGPKAFIRDLVSTVQVLGRFGPKLPQLMEATLARTSQKTSEPHSKMRLGYFLSFGAGVATVVSALVLWTMLS; from the coding sequence GTGCGCGGTCCTCACAACATCTGGCGCCTCATCCGGACAGGGGCGACTTTAGAGCGAACTGGTGCAATGGGGCTGGTTCTTGATGCTTTCGATGCGCCGCCGTCGCTTCGTATGGTTGCTCGGGTCCTGGCGTGGCCCTTTGCTTGGCTCGGCCACAAGGGTGACCCATCGATGCCGCCCGCAACGCGAGCGCTGACAGCTTTAGGGCCTGCTTACATCAAATTTGGCCAAGTGCTGTCCACGCGGCCGGATGTTGTTGGCGATGAACTGGCACTTCAACTGCGTGTCCTGCAGGACAAATTACCACCGTTCTCCACTCAGGAAGCCAAAGAGACAGTTGAGCACGAGTTGGGAGTTCCATTGGGTGATGTGTTTTCGGAGTTCTCCGAACCCGTCGCCGCGGCCTCCATCGCTCAGGTACACAAGGCGCGGCTGCGCGAAACAGGGGAAGAGGTAGCGGTAAAGGTTTTGCGGCCAAAGATTGAGCGCGCGTTCCGAAAGGATATCGATGCCTTTTATTTCGCGGCGTCTATCATTGAACTAATCTCTCCCGCCTCCCGCCGATTGCATCCAAACGACGTGATCAAACACTTTGACGGGGTTGTCCAAGGCGAGTTGGATTTGCGCTTGGAGGCGGCGGCAGCGGGTGAGTATGCCGCGAAAACTGCGGATGACGCAGGCTTCGTTGTTCCTAGAACTCACTTCTTTCAATCGGCCAAGCGGGTGATGACAATGGAATGGGCTGAAGGCATCCCATTTGGCGACGTGGCTGCTATTGATCTTGCCGGCCATGATCGCAAAGCGCTTGGCGAGCGAGTGCTGCAGCTATTTTTGCGGCAGGCTCTAAACGACGGATACTTTCACGCTGATATGCATCAGGGCAACCTGAAGGTTAGCTCGGATGGAGATATAATAGCTTACGATTTCGGCATTATGGGTCGGATTGATGAGTATACGAGGCGCGTTTACGCGGAGATCCTTATTGGCTTTATTCGAAAAGACTATCGGCGCGTTGCGGAGGTCCACTTTGAAGCTGGCTATGTTCCCCCTGATCGGGATGTGGACGAATTCGCCCAAGCACTACGCGCAGTCGGAGAGCCGATCTTCGGTATGAACGCTACGCAGATCTCAATGGGGCGCCTTCTCGCGTATTTGTTCGAAGTGACTGAGCGATTTGGAATGGAAACGCGAACCGAGCTGATCCTGCTACAAAGGACAATGGTCGTCGTCGAAGGTGTTGCGCGGACGATGCACCCCCAGATCAACATCTGGCAAGTCGCCCAGCCTGTTGTGGAGGATTACATCAAGCAGAATATCGGGCCGAAAGCCTTCATTCGGGATCTCGTTTCTACAGTACAGGTCCTGGGACGATTTGGACCAAAACTGCCACAGCTTATGGAGGCGACTTTGGCGAGGACCAGCCAAAAAACTAGCGAACCGCACTCAAAAATGCGACTTGGCTATTTTTTGAGCTTCGGGGCTGGAGTTGCGACTGTGGTCTCTGCACTCGTGCTTTGGACTATGTTATCTTAA
- the ubiE gene encoding bifunctional demethylmenaquinone methyltransferase/2-methoxy-6-polyprenyl-1,4-benzoquinol methylase UbiE: protein MAEDSQKTTHFGFVDVPEDQKAGMVHGVFTNVASKYDIMNDVMSGGVHRIWKDAMMDWLAPRPGQRLLDVAGGTGDVSFRFLKRAGGAEAVVLDMTESMLVEGRKRAEASAMSGSLDWVVGDAMALPFDDNSFDVYTISFGIRNVTRIADALSEAYRVLKPGGRLMVLEFSQLPNPMMQKAYDLYSFNVIPKMGKAIAGDSESYQYLVESIRKFPDQDTFAAMIRAAGFENVSYRNMTFGVAALHSGWKI, encoded by the coding sequence ATGGCCGAAGATTCGCAAAAAACCACGCATTTTGGATTCGTAGATGTTCCCGAAGATCAGAAGGCGGGAATGGTGCATGGTGTGTTCACCAATGTTGCCTCCAAATATGACATCATGAACGACGTTATGTCTGGTGGGGTTCATCGCATCTGGAAAGATGCGATGATGGATTGGCTGGCCCCAAGACCAGGTCAACGCTTGTTGGATGTTGCGGGAGGCACAGGGGACGTGTCGTTTCGCTTTCTGAAACGGGCCGGGGGGGCAGAGGCCGTCGTGCTGGATATGACTGAGTCGATGTTGGTTGAGGGGCGGAAACGCGCAGAAGCCTCAGCGATGTCAGGTAGCCTGGATTGGGTTGTTGGGGACGCAATGGCCTTGCCATTCGACGACAACAGCTTCGATGTTTACACGATCAGCTTCGGCATTCGGAACGTGACGCGCATCGCGGATGCCCTGTCCGAGGCTTACCGTGTCCTCAAACCTGGTGGGCGCCTCATGGTGCTGGAGTTTTCGCAACTTCCCAACCCTATGATGCAGAAGGCCTATGACCTTTATTCGTTCAATGTGATTCCAAAAATGGGAAAAGCGATCGCCGGAGATAGCGAAAGCTATCAGTATCTGGTCGAGTCCATTCGCAAGTTTCCGGATCAGGATACGTTTGCCGCGATGATCCGGGCAGCCGGTTTCGAGAATGTCAGCTACCGAAATATGACATTCGGTGTGGCGGCTTTGCATTCAGGCTGGAAAATTTAA
- the mutM gene encoding bifunctional DNA-formamidopyrimidine glycosylase/DNA-(apurinic or apyrimidinic site) lyase: MPELPEVETVKRGLQPVMEGEKIDYVEVNRPNLRWPFPENMAERLAGRTITLLRRRSKYLLADLDSGETLIIHLGMSGRMLIEHADTAHFHNGATIAQKHDHVVFHMEDSTRIAFNDARRFGAMDLTSTQSVEQHWLISKLGPEPLGNEFSESYLTNALQKKSAPIKTALLDQHIVAGLGNIYVCEVLFRTAISPKRKASNLSANRAGSLVPAIREVLSEAIHSGGSSLRDHRQTNGDLGYFQHNFAVYDREGEPCRNDCGSKIFRIVQSGRSSFYCPKCQR, encoded by the coding sequence GTGCCAGAACTGCCAGAAGTTGAAACCGTGAAACGAGGCCTTCAACCCGTGATGGAAGGCGAAAAAATCGACTATGTTGAGGTCAATCGGCCAAACTTGCGCTGGCCGTTTCCCGAGAACATGGCAGAGCGCCTTGCTGGGCGTACGATTACGCTCCTACGTCGGAGGTCAAAGTACCTTTTAGCCGACCTCGACAGCGGTGAGACACTTATCATCCATTTAGGCATGTCAGGGCGCATGCTGATCGAACACGCAGACACCGCGCATTTTCATAACGGCGCGACGATCGCCCAGAAGCACGATCATGTCGTTTTTCATATGGAGGACAGCACTCGGATCGCTTTCAACGATGCGCGCAGATTTGGCGCAATGGATCTCACATCTACCCAAAGCGTTGAGCAACATTGGCTAATCAGCAAACTCGGGCCAGAGCCGCTTGGGAACGAGTTCAGCGAGAGCTATCTGACAAATGCGCTGCAAAAGAAGAGCGCTCCTATAAAGACGGCGCTACTGGACCAACACATCGTCGCGGGCTTGGGGAACATCTATGTCTGTGAAGTATTGTTCAGAACCGCGATCTCTCCCAAACGGAAAGCCTCAAATCTGAGCGCGAATCGCGCAGGATCGTTGGTCCCGGCAATTCGGGAGGTACTGTCTGAGGCCATCCATTCTGGTGGCTCCTCCTTGCGAGACCACCGCCAAACCAATGGAGACTTAGGCTACTTTCAGCACAACTTCGCCGTCTATGACCGGGAGGGAGAGCCGTGCAGGAACGATTGTGGAAGCAAGATCTTCAGGATCGTGCAATCCGGTCGTTCGAGCTTTTACTGCCCAAAATGTCAAAGATGA
- a CDS encoding enoyl-CoA hydratase → MAFKTIIVEIEEHIALIKLNRPDALNALNATLLTELSQALSEANKNNKVRCIVLTGSEKAFAAGADITEMADKSFVDVFGNDLFSEFPNIFLRVRKPIIAAVSGYALGGGCELAMMCDFIIAAETAKFGQPEINLGVMAGLGGSQRLTRFVGKSKAMDMNLTGRFMDADEAERSGLVSRVVPAKRLIAEAMSAAAKIAEKSSLATMAVKESVNRSYETTLNEGLLFERRVFHSLFATEDQVEGMAAFVEKREPQFRDK, encoded by the coding sequence ATGGCATTCAAGACAATTATTGTTGAAATTGAAGAGCATATCGCTCTGATCAAGCTGAATCGCCCTGATGCCTTGAACGCGCTCAACGCGACTTTGCTGACGGAGCTTTCACAAGCACTGTCCGAAGCCAACAAGAACAACAAGGTTCGCTGTATTGTTTTGACCGGGTCTGAGAAGGCCTTCGCAGCGGGCGCGGACATCACGGAAATGGCCGACAAGTCGTTCGTTGACGTCTTTGGCAACGACCTGTTCTCAGAATTTCCGAATATCTTTCTGCGCGTCCGCAAACCGATCATTGCAGCAGTTTCGGGCTACGCATTGGGGGGCGGGTGCGAACTGGCCATGATGTGCGATTTCATTATTGCTGCTGAAACTGCCAAGTTCGGTCAACCTGAAATCAACTTAGGCGTTATGGCGGGCCTCGGCGGTTCGCAACGGCTGACACGGTTCGTTGGGAAATCCAAAGCGATGGACATGAACCTGACTGGCCGGTTCATGGATGCAGACGAAGCAGAGCGTTCAGGCTTGGTCAGCCGTGTCGTTCCGGCAAAACGCTTGATTGCTGAGGCAATGTCAGCAGCCGCCAAAATTGCAGAAAAATCTTCTCTTGCCACGATGGCTGTGAAGGAATCTGTAAACAGGAGCTATGAGACCACTCTCAACGAGGGCCTGCTGTTCGAGCGTCGCGTTTTTCACTCTCTTTTCGCGACTGAGGATCAAGTGGAAGGCATGGCTGCGTTCGTCGAAAAGCGCGAACCTCAGTTCCGCGACAAGTAA
- the rpsT gene encoding 30S ribosomal protein S20: MANSPQAKKRARQTERRTEVNKARRSRIRTFLRKVEEAITSGDSSAAKDALKSAQPELMRGVSKGVMHKNTASRKMSRLSSRVKALG, translated from the coding sequence ATGGCTAATTCGCCTCAAGCAAAAAAGCGCGCGCGTCAAACCGAACGCCGCACCGAAGTGAACAAAGCGCGTCGGTCGCGCATCCGCACTTTCCTGCGCAAAGTGGAAGAAGCCATTACGTCTGGTGATTCTTCCGCTGCCAAGGATGCACTCAAGTCCGCTCAGCCAGAGCTGATGCGCGGCGTGTCCAAAGGCGTGATGCACAAAAACACCGCATCGCGCAAAATGTCCCGCCTTTCCTCGCGGGTCAAAGCACTCGGCTAA
- a CDS encoding rhodanese-like domain-containing protein gives MSTDTGPAVQELLPTQAWGLLESNPNAVLIDVRTKAEWSFVGKPDLSTLNRSVLEIEWSRYPDMSVNPRFVEEMIEAFEDSTPTQVLFICRSGARSMSAARAVQESLAGEMHRFDLFNVAEGFEGDLDSKKHRGGLNGWKAHGLPWRQS, from the coding sequence ATGAGCACGGACACCGGTCCGGCTGTGCAAGAGTTGCTGCCAACTCAAGCATGGGGCCTATTGGAAAGTAACCCAAACGCTGTGCTCATCGACGTCAGGACAAAGGCCGAATGGTCCTTTGTAGGGAAGCCTGATCTGTCGACTCTAAATCGTTCGGTCCTTGAGATCGAGTGGTCTAGATATCCTGATATGTCCGTTAATCCGCGGTTCGTTGAAGAAATGATTGAAGCCTTTGAGGACAGCACGCCGACTCAGGTTTTATTCATTTGCAGGTCTGGTGCGCGCTCGATGAGCGCTGCCAGAGCGGTGCAGGAGTCTCTGGCTGGAGAGATGCATCGTTTTGACCTGTTCAACGTGGCCGAGGGCTTCGAAGGCGATTTGGATTCAAAGAAACATCGGGGGGGCCTGAACGGTTGGAAGGCCCACGGATTGCCATGGAGGCAATCCTGA
- the dnaA gene encoding chromosomal replication initiator protein DnaA, with the protein MTNETWGQARETLQTTIGKNNYQTWIEPLTFVSCEGGVAEFGVQTSFQGDWVSRNFGDEILRQFDKLGAPVDRLKFSVQAKRPAAAQPDQAPERFTAKPSRSYQITDDSVLGAPLDKRFTFDSFVVGKPNELAHAAARRVAEGGPVSFNPLFLYGGVGLGKTHLMHAIAWELQKRSPELKVVYLSAEQFMYRFIQALRDKQMMDFKSLFRSVDVLMVDDVQFIAGKDSTQDEFFHTFNALIDQQKQIIISADRAPGEIDGLEERIRSRLQWGLVVDLHPTDYELRLGILQQKVEQYRSQYQELKITDGVLEFLAHRISNNVRVLEGALTRLFALASLVGREITLEMTQESLADILRQSDRKVTMDEIMRKTCDYYNVRMSDLLSPKRSRNIARPRQMAMWLAKQLTQRSYPEIGKRFGNRDHTTVIHAVRKIDELKAQDAQVAEDAELLRRMLEA; encoded by the coding sequence ATGACTAACGAGACTTGGGGCCAAGCGCGTGAAACACTGCAAACAACAATCGGGAAGAACAATTATCAAACTTGGATTGAACCACTGACATTTGTTTCCTGCGAGGGTGGCGTTGCTGAGTTCGGTGTTCAAACCAGTTTCCAAGGCGATTGGGTTTCGCGAAACTTTGGAGATGAGATTCTTCGCCAGTTTGACAAGTTGGGCGCGCCAGTCGACCGTTTAAAGTTCTCAGTCCAAGCCAAACGTCCTGCTGCAGCGCAACCTGATCAAGCACCCGAGCGTTTTACTGCGAAGCCAAGCCGTTCATACCAAATCACCGACGATTCAGTCCTCGGCGCGCCACTCGACAAGCGCTTCACTTTTGATAGCTTCGTGGTGGGTAAACCCAACGAGCTGGCGCATGCCGCTGCTCGACGTGTCGCTGAGGGTGGACCTGTCAGCTTTAACCCATTGTTTTTGTATGGTGGCGTCGGCCTCGGCAAAACACACTTGATGCACGCAATTGCGTGGGAGCTGCAAAAACGCTCCCCAGAGCTCAAGGTTGTGTATCTGTCTGCCGAGCAGTTCATGTATCGCTTCATTCAGGCGCTACGCGACAAGCAGATGATGGATTTCAAGAGCCTCTTCCGCTCTGTCGACGTCTTGATGGTCGACGATGTGCAATTCATTGCTGGCAAAGACAGCACTCAGGACGAATTCTTTCACACATTTAACGCGCTCATCGACCAGCAGAAACAAATCATCATCTCTGCCGATCGCGCGCCGGGTGAAATCGACGGTCTTGAAGAGCGCATCCGCTCCCGCCTGCAATGGGGCTTGGTCGTTGACCTGCACCCAACCGATTACGAGTTACGCCTCGGGATTCTACAGCAGAAAGTCGAGCAGTATCGCAGCCAGTATCAAGAGCTGAAGATCACGGACGGTGTGCTTGAGTTCCTTGCTCACCGCATCTCCAACAATGTCCGCGTGCTTGAAGGAGCTTTGACGCGACTTTTCGCTCTAGCCTCGTTGGTTGGCCGTGAAATCACGCTGGAAATGACGCAGGAAAGCCTTGCTGACATTCTGCGGCAGTCGGATCGTAAGGTTACGATGGACGAAATCATGCGTAAGACATGCGATTACTACAACGTACGCATGTCCGACCTGCTTTCGCCAAAGCGCTCTCGCAACATTGCGCGCCCGCGTCAAATGGCGATGTGGCTGGCAAAACAACTCACACAGCGCTCTTATCCCGAGATCGGAAAGCGCTTTGGCAACCGTGATCACACGACGGTTATCCATGCGGTGCGCAAGATTGACGAGCTTAAAGCGCAGGACGCTCAGGTCGCGGAAGATGCAGAACTGCTTCGCCGCATGTTGGAAGCCTAA
- the dnaN gene encoding DNA polymerase III subunit beta yields the protein MKISVERSALLKAVSQAQSVVERRNTIPILANVLIEAEGNDVSFRATDLDIEVVDKAPAQVERPGATTVSATTLHEIVRKLPDGALVSLTDDGTSGRLAVEAGRSNFSLATLPKEDFPVMASSEYQSNFSAPAAVLRRLFDKSKFAISTEETRYYLNGVYMHVADSDGGKVLRCVATDGHRLARIDADLPNGAADMPGVIVPRKTVAELRKLLDDDEMQIAVSVSETKVRFATPDITLTSKVIDGTFPDYTRVIPQGNTRKLEVDAGEFAKAVDRVATVSSERSRAVKLSLHEDRLILSVNAPDSGAAEEELAVAYGDEPLEIGFNAKYLLEIAGQVDRENAVFMFNSAGDPTLMREGNDHSAVYVVMPMRV from the coding sequence ATGAAAATCAGTGTCGAGCGTAGCGCCCTGCTCAAGGCTGTGAGCCAGGCCCAGTCTGTGGTTGAGCGCCGCAACACGATTCCAATTCTGGCGAACGTGCTGATCGAAGCGGAAGGGAATGATGTCTCATTCCGCGCGACAGATCTCGACATTGAAGTCGTGGACAAAGCCCCGGCGCAAGTTGAGCGCCCTGGGGCCACGACCGTCTCAGCGACGACGTTGCACGAGATCGTGCGTAAATTGCCTGACGGCGCGTTGGTATCGCTGACCGACGACGGCACCTCTGGTCGCCTTGCCGTGGAAGCAGGCCGGTCCAACTTCTCGCTTGCAACGCTTCCCAAAGAAGACTTTCCGGTCATGGCGTCGTCTGAGTATCAATCGAACTTCTCCGCCCCTGCCGCAGTCTTGCGCCGACTGTTCGACAAGTCGAAATTTGCCATCTCAACTGAAGAAACAAGATACTATTTGAATGGTGTCTATATGCACGTTGCGGATTCAGACGGTGGAAAAGTGCTGCGCTGTGTCGCGACTGACGGACACCGGTTGGCGCGCATCGACGCGGACCTGCCGAACGGCGCAGCAGACATGCCCGGGGTTATCGTCCCACGCAAAACTGTTGCAGAACTGCGTAAGCTACTGGACGACGATGAGATGCAGATCGCTGTATCAGTGTCCGAAACGAAAGTACGCTTTGCGACACCCGACATCACTCTGACCTCCAAGGTGATTGACGGCACCTTCCCAGACTACACGCGCGTGATTCCACAAGGGAACACGCGCAAGCTCGAAGTCGATGCTGGCGAGTTCGCCAAAGCGGTAGACCGCGTTGCAACAGTGTCTTCGGAACGTTCACGTGCCGTTAAGCTCTCGCTGCATGAGGATCGACTGATCCTCTCCGTCAATGCCCCTGACAGCGGTGCTGCCGAAGAAGAGCTTGCCGTTGCCTACGGCGACGAGCCTCTCGAAATCGGCTTCAACGCAAAGTATCTGCTTGAAATCGCAGGGCAGGTTGACCGCGAGAATGCTGTTTTCATGTTCAATTCCGCGGGTGATCCAACCCTGATGCGTGAGGGCAATGACCATTCGGCCGTCTACGTCGTGATGCCTATGCGCGTTTAA
- the recF gene encoding DNA replication/repair protein RecF (All proteins in this family for which functions are known are DNA-binding proteins that assist the filamentation of RecA onto DNA for the initiation of recombination or recombinational repair.) → MAGLYLSALTLSHFRSHRRVELELDNRPIAIFGSNGAGKTNILEAISLLSPGRGLRRAKADEIARAPEALGWKVSSVLHSLGQIHEIDTSAESGSNRTVKIDGKTAPQVALGKVARIVWLVPAMDRLWLEGAEGRRRFLDRITLSFEPKHAELSVSYEKAMRERNRLLKDMVRDSMWYGALEAQMAKAGAQIIANRTAALNRLKTAMESAHTSFPTAELSIENPDDSDFIDGPDALLAAFQASRTMDLRAGRTLVGPHRADMQAIYEAKNIEAKQCSTGEQKALLLSLILANARALSEDFGAAPIILLDEVAAHLDSGRRAALYDEICALGAQAWMTGTGAELFEELGDRAQQFEVSDDGGTSLVELR, encoded by the coding sequence ATGGCGGGGCTGTATCTCTCTGCGTTAACTCTGTCCCATTTCAGGTCCCACCGTCGTGTGGAGCTAGAACTCGACAACCGTCCAATCGCGATTTTCGGCTCCAATGGGGCAGGGAAAACCAACATTCTCGAAGCAATTTCGCTGCTGTCGCCTGGCCGTGGCCTTCGGCGCGCCAAAGCCGATGAAATCGCCCGCGCACCCGAAGCCCTAGGCTGGAAAGTTTCGTCGGTTTTGCACAGTCTCGGTCAGATTCACGAGATTGACACCAGCGCCGAGAGTGGCAGTAACCGCACGGTCAAGATCGATGGCAAGACGGCTCCTCAGGTCGCTTTAGGGAAGGTTGCCCGTATAGTTTGGTTGGTTCCTGCTATGGACAGGCTTTGGCTCGAAGGGGCCGAAGGAAGGCGTAGGTTCCTTGACAGGATCACCCTAAGTTTCGAACCTAAACATGCGGAACTCTCAGTTTCATATGAGAAGGCGATGCGAGAACGGAACAGGCTGCTGAAAGACATGGTGCGCGACTCAATGTGGTATGGTGCGCTTGAAGCACAGATGGCAAAGGCAGGCGCACAGATCATAGCGAACCGCACCGCAGCGCTGAACCGCCTCAAGACAGCAATGGAAAGCGCCCATACTTCTTTCCCGACCGCTGAGCTATCGATCGAGAACCCTGATGATAGCGATTTCATCGATGGTCCCGATGCTTTGCTTGCCGCCTTTCAGGCCTCCCGAACAATGGACCTGCGGGCTGGCCGCACATTGGTTGGACCGCACCGTGCCGACATGCAAGCGATCTACGAGGCAAAGAACATAGAAGCGAAGCAATGCTCCACTGGCGAACAGAAAGCGTTGCTCCTGTCTTTGATCCTGGCAAATGCTCGCGCGCTATCCGAAGATTTTGGCGCTGCGCCCATTATCCTGCTGGATGAGGTTGCGGCACATCTTGATTCAGGGCGACGTGCGGCCCTGTATGACGAAATATGCGCCCTAGGCGCGCAGGCTTGGATGACTGGAACAGGGGCCGAACTGTTCGAAGAACTCGGTGATCGCGCACAGCAATTTGAAGTTTCGGATGACGGTGGCACGTCACTGGTTGAACTTAGATGA
- a CDS encoding LysE family translocator gives MTITPIEFLFYAGGLFVLFLTPGPVWVALLARAMSGGFRSAWPLAFGVVVGDVIWPLIAVLGVSWIVDQASWFMDALKWVAAAMFIAMGALLIRHADKELSENSSLTRPGMWAGFIAGVVVIMSNPKAVLFYMGVLPGFFDLTQVTRWDIAAICVLSFLVPLLGNLVLAASVDRVRGLLKAPGAVRRINVVAGWLLIGVGAVIVMT, from the coding sequence ATGACAATCACACCGATCGAGTTCCTGTTTTACGCGGGCGGACTCTTCGTCCTTTTCCTTACCCCCGGCCCTGTTTGGGTCGCCCTGTTGGCGCGTGCAATGTCAGGCGGATTTAGGTCAGCTTGGCCGTTGGCCTTTGGCGTCGTCGTAGGAGATGTAATCTGGCCGCTGATAGCAGTTTTGGGCGTGTCATGGATTGTCGATCAGGCGAGCTGGTTCATGGACGCCCTCAAGTGGGTCGCAGCCGCGATGTTCATTGCTATGGGCGCCCTACTGATCAGGCACGCGGATAAGGAGTTGTCCGAAAACTCCAGCCTGACACGTCCTGGCATGTGGGCAGGCTTTATTGCAGGCGTTGTCGTGATCATGTCCAATCCCAAGGCAGTCCTGTTCTACATGGGGGTGCTACCGGGCTTCTTCGACCTGACCCAAGTCACTCGCTGGGATATTGCGGCAATCTGCGTCCTCAGCTTTCTCGTTCCCTTGTTGGGCAATCTTGTGCTCGCCGCATCGGTCGATAGAGTCAGGGGCCTGCTAAAAGCACCAGGCGCCGTAAGGAGGATAAACGTTGTTGCAGGATGGCTTCTGATCGGCGTGGGCGCTGTAATCGTCATGACGTAA